In a genomic window of Occallatibacter riparius:
- a CDS encoding aminoacyl-tRNA deacylase, which yields MALATLTEYLDRNNIQYELIPHTPAFSAQCIAGLAHIPGKELAKAVMVVLDGNLAMAVLPANLRVDLFTLKKAVNAEYASLAAEEDFYDKFPYCETGAMPPFGNLYGIPVYVEESLTKDTEIAFNAGTHRELMRMAWRDYERLVSPKIMCFAAGHHVEAA from the coding sequence ATGGCGCTCGCAACTTTGACTGAATACCTCGACCGAAACAACATCCAATATGAGCTCATTCCGCACACGCCGGCCTTCAGTGCACAGTGCATCGCTGGCCTGGCGCACATTCCGGGAAAGGAGCTCGCCAAGGCCGTCATGGTCGTCCTCGACGGCAATCTGGCGATGGCAGTCCTCCCGGCCAATCTGCGCGTGGATCTCTTCACCCTCAAGAAAGCTGTCAACGCGGAGTATGCATCGCTGGCAGCGGAGGAAGACTTTTACGATAAGTTTCCTTACTGCGAAACCGGAGCGATGCCTCCATTCGGCAATCTCTACGGCATTCCCGTATATGTTGAGGAGAGCCTGACCAAAGACACTGAGATCGCATTCAACGCGGGCACCCATCGCGAACTCATGCGCATGGCATGGCGCGATTATGAGAGATTGGTGTCACCGAAAATCATGTGCTTCGCTGCCGGG
- a CDS encoding amidase yields MTFAQNPRVAEAASGSDMDRDLLEVSVPQLEQFYSGHRYTVTQVVNWYIARIRRYNGVYGAIEDLDVKGALETAARLDSDGSSPANRGPLWGVPIVIKENTSVEGLVTTDGWKGYVIPGHEFVAPKDATIVAKLRAAGGVILGKTNMPDFAASDTNRSSSYGRTGNAYDVRFSPGGSSGGTVTAVTANMALLGNGTDTGNSIRMPAATSAVVGVFPTRGLVSIAGIAPLDWLLDNTGPIARNVTDAAIALTVMAGPDPLDPATAESKTKAQPGPYTEYLKTDALKGKRFGVPAFILAGAGIPFQGIPAGESREQAAEDRRSAEIPLRPETRAAFMKAIEALRAAGATVVFDDSILPGSFAETASHIGTLPYIREGTEKYLAEFGPAQYRSPEEYERALGSPLPPVIIGGGKPGTLTVDPRPVVKQQRFEGNPQAEADVLGPRRRALAMYDETLDRMHLDGYVYPAIQMPPPDETLPQDGRISEGPHSDTSWVNMLGVPAVVVPAGFYESGLPFGLEISARRWRDGDLLGWAYAFEQATHLRRPPVLVDKGLLPINPLRVER; encoded by the coding sequence ATGACGTTCGCGCAGAATCCGAGAGTGGCGGAGGCGGCGTCCGGCTCCGACATGGATCGCGATCTGCTTGAGGTTTCGGTTCCGCAGCTCGAGCAGTTTTATAGCGGACATCGATATACCGTTACCCAGGTTGTGAACTGGTACATCGCGCGGATCCGGCGGTACAACGGGGTGTATGGCGCGATTGAGGATCTTGATGTGAAGGGCGCGCTGGAGACGGCCGCGCGGCTGGATTCGGATGGGAGCTCACCGGCGAATCGCGGACCGCTCTGGGGCGTGCCCATCGTGATCAAGGAGAACACCAGCGTTGAAGGGCTCGTGACCACGGATGGCTGGAAGGGCTACGTCATTCCGGGGCATGAGTTTGTGGCTCCCAAAGACGCGACGATTGTGGCCAAGCTGCGTGCAGCCGGGGGGGTGATTCTGGGCAAGACCAATATGCCCGATTTTGCGGCGAGCGACACGAACCGCAGCAGTTCTTATGGGCGGACCGGGAATGCCTATGATGTGCGATTCAGCCCGGGTGGGTCGTCGGGCGGAACCGTCACTGCGGTCACTGCGAACATGGCGTTGCTGGGGAATGGGACGGATACGGGCAACTCGATCCGCATGCCAGCGGCGACCAGCGCCGTTGTTGGGGTGTTTCCTACGCGCGGGCTGGTCAGTATTGCGGGGATCGCGCCGCTGGATTGGCTGCTGGACAACACGGGGCCGATCGCCCGGAATGTCACCGATGCGGCGATTGCACTGACGGTGATGGCTGGACCTGATCCGCTGGACCCGGCGACGGCCGAGTCCAAGACGAAGGCACAGCCGGGACCGTACACCGAATACCTGAAGACGGATGCGCTGAAGGGAAAGCGGTTTGGCGTTCCGGCTTTCATCCTGGCGGGCGCGGGGATTCCGTTCCAGGGGATTCCGGCGGGGGAGAGCCGCGAGCAGGCGGCAGAGGATCGCCGGTCGGCCGAGATTCCGCTACGGCCCGAGACACGCGCGGCGTTCATGAAGGCGATTGAGGCACTGCGGGCAGCGGGTGCGACGGTGGTGTTCGATGACTCGATTCTTCCCGGCAGTTTTGCGGAGACGGCTTCGCACATCGGCACGCTGCCCTACATCCGCGAGGGCACGGAGAAGTACCTCGCCGAGTTTGGGCCGGCTCAGTATCGGTCGCCGGAGGAGTACGAGCGGGCGCTGGGATCGCCGCTGCCGCCGGTCATCATCGGCGGAGGCAAGCCAGGGACGCTGACGGTGGATCCGCGCCCGGTGGTGAAGCAGCAGCGGTTCGAGGGCAATCCGCAGGCGGAGGCAGATGTGCTTGGGCCGCGGCGGCGCGCGCTGGCGATGTATGACGAGACGCTGGACCGGATGCACCTGGATGGGTATGTGTATCCGGCGATTCAGATGCCGCCGCCAGATGAGACCTTGCCGCAGGACGGCAGGATCAGCGAAGGCCCGCACAGCGATACGAGCTGGGTGAACATGCTGGGCGTGCCTGCAGTGGTGGTGCCGGCGGGCTTCTACGAGAGCGGGCTGCCGTTCGGGCTCGAGATTTCAGCGAGGCGGTGGCGCGACGGCGATCTGCTGGGCTGGGCGTATGCCTTCGAGCAGGCGACGCACCTGCGCAGGCCACCGGTCCTGGTGGACAAGGGACTGCTGCCGATCAATCCCTTGCGAGTCGAACGATAG
- a CDS encoding xanthine dehydrogenase family protein molybdopterin-binding subunit, which translates to MNRRHFLQLSALAGGGLALGLYDKPLTGAFAAAQSPRAGLSPRAFLEIHADGTVTIKSKNPEIGQGVSTMLPMLIAEELDVDWSQVRVQQAGLNEPAFGPQFAGGSMSTPLNWDPLRHVGAAARQLLITAASRKWSVPETECSTKAGKVVHASSNRSLGYGELAQDAAALPLPDASQLKLKDPKDYRIIGKPLPGIDNNAIFTGKPIFGIDVKLPGMLYAVYQKCPVFAGKVKSANLDQIRSMPGVHHAFVVEGKVKPVAVVESDPGLEPGIAIVADTWWQAHTARKALKVDWDFAAGSDSAPSMSSKAFADQAEKLLTAAPDHTIRTYGDPAAALKSAAKTIEATYSYPFLNHATLEPQNTTAKFENGKLEIWTTSQTPSGGRQLVAHQLGIPETDITIHLVRAGGGFGRRLMNDYMTEAAWISREVKAPVQVLWSREDDFTHDAYRPGGWHGLKAGLDAQGKIVAWQQHLVTYGQGKQTCPSGDIGGDEFPSGRVPNYLIGHSAMPLWLRTGAMRAPGANAYAFVGQSFLDEVALAAGRDPLDLQLELLAAKPQSGGNNGFKPERLAAVLKQVAKESNWSNRRREKGTGMGIAAYSCHLGYCAEVAEVTVDSANRVRVNQVWAVCDVGRQIINPSGARAQVEGAIMEGIGHMNVEVTLAAGRVEQTNFTQYHWPRMRQAPRMHISWRITDNSPTGLGEPAMPPVIPAVCNAIFAATGKRIRNLPITRSGFSFA; encoded by the coding sequence ATGAACCGACGCCACTTTCTGCAGTTGAGTGCTCTCGCCGGCGGCGGACTCGCCCTCGGCCTCTACGACAAGCCCCTCACCGGTGCCTTCGCCGCTGCGCAATCCCCACGAGCGGGCCTTTCGCCGCGCGCCTTCCTCGAGATCCACGCTGATGGAACCGTGACGATTAAGTCCAAGAACCCCGAGATCGGCCAGGGTGTCAGCACCATGCTCCCCATGCTGATCGCCGAAGAGCTCGACGTCGACTGGTCCCAGGTGCGCGTCCAGCAAGCCGGCCTCAATGAGCCCGCTTTCGGTCCGCAGTTTGCCGGCGGCTCCATGTCCACCCCGCTCAATTGGGACCCGTTGCGGCACGTCGGCGCAGCCGCGCGCCAGTTGCTGATCACCGCAGCCTCGCGCAAGTGGAGCGTTCCCGAAACCGAGTGCTCCACCAAGGCCGGCAAAGTGGTCCACGCATCATCGAACCGCTCGCTCGGCTATGGCGAACTCGCGCAGGACGCGGCCGCTCTCCCTCTGCCCGACGCCTCGCAACTCAAGCTGAAAGACCCCAAGGACTACCGCATCATCGGCAAGCCCCTGCCCGGCATCGACAACAACGCCATCTTCACCGGCAAGCCCATCTTCGGCATCGACGTGAAACTGCCCGGGATGCTGTACGCGGTTTATCAGAAGTGTCCGGTCTTCGCGGGTAAGGTCAAGTCCGCCAATCTGGACCAGATCCGCAGCATGCCCGGCGTGCACCACGCCTTTGTGGTCGAGGGAAAGGTGAAGCCGGTCGCTGTCGTCGAAAGCGACCCCGGCCTCGAACCGGGCATCGCCATTGTTGCCGACACCTGGTGGCAGGCGCACACAGCCCGCAAAGCGCTCAAGGTCGACTGGGATTTCGCCGCGGGCTCAGACTCTGCTCCCTCCATGAGCAGCAAGGCCTTCGCTGACCAGGCGGAGAAGCTGCTCACCGCGGCTCCTGACCACACCATCCGCACCTATGGCGATCCGGCTGCCGCACTCAAGTCCGCAGCCAAAACCATCGAGGCGACCTACTCCTATCCCTTCCTGAACCACGCAACCCTCGAGCCGCAGAACACCACTGCGAAGTTCGAAAACGGCAAGCTCGAAATCTGGACCACGAGCCAGACCCCCAGCGGCGGGCGTCAGCTTGTTGCCCATCAGCTCGGAATCCCCGAGACCGACATCACCATCCACCTCGTCCGCGCCGGCGGTGGCTTCGGGCGTCGTCTCATGAACGATTATATGACGGAGGCAGCCTGGATCTCCCGCGAGGTCAAGGCGCCCGTGCAGGTCCTCTGGTCGCGCGAAGACGACTTCACCCACGATGCCTACCGTCCCGGCGGCTGGCACGGACTTAAGGCTGGTCTCGACGCTCAGGGCAAGATCGTCGCCTGGCAGCAGCATCTGGTCACCTACGGACAGGGCAAGCAGACCTGCCCCAGCGGCGACATCGGCGGCGACGAGTTCCCGTCGGGCCGCGTGCCGAATTACCTCATTGGCCATTCCGCCATGCCTCTCTGGCTGCGCACGGGGGCCATGCGCGCTCCGGGAGCGAACGCCTATGCCTTTGTCGGGCAGTCCTTCCTCGATGAAGTCGCTCTCGCAGCCGGCCGCGATCCGCTCGACCTTCAACTGGAGCTGTTGGCCGCCAAGCCCCAATCCGGCGGCAACAACGGATTTAAGCCCGAGCGGCTCGCCGCAGTTCTCAAGCAGGTCGCCAAAGAATCCAACTGGAGCAATCGCCGGCGGGAGAAGGGAACTGGCATGGGCATCGCGGCTTACTCCTGCCATTTGGGCTATTGCGCCGAAGTTGCCGAGGTCACCGTCGATTCGGCGAACCGCGTCCGCGTGAACCAGGTCTGGGCCGTGTGCGACGTAGGCCGCCAGATCATCAATCCATCGGGCGCGCGCGCCCAGGTCGAAGGCGCCATCATGGAAGGGATCGGCCACATGAATGTGGAGGTGACGCTCGCCGCTGGCCGCGTCGAGCAGACCAACTTCACGCAATACCATTGGCCCCGCATGCGCCAGGCTCCGCGGATGCACATCTCGTGGCGGATCACCGATAACTCGCCCACCGGCCTGGGCGAGCCGGCCATGCCGCCGGTCATTCCAGCGGTCTGCAATGCCATTTTCGCGGCCACGGGCAAGCGCATACGCAACCTGCCGATCACAAGGAGCGGCTTCAGCTTCGCGTAA
- a CDS encoding (2Fe-2S)-binding protein: protein MSLKLTVNQKAVQVDASPDTPLLWVLRDHLDLKGAKFGCGVGSCGSCMVLVDSRPVRSCITPISAVANAKITTIEGLSPDGTHPIQKAWHEVDVPQCGYCQSGQIMAAVALLERTPKPTDEQIDTAMQGNLCRCGTYARVRRAIHRAAGQLTTDQLQATLRD, encoded by the coding sequence GTGTCTCTCAAGCTCACGGTGAATCAAAAGGCAGTTCAGGTGGATGCGTCGCCAGACACGCCCCTGCTCTGGGTCCTTCGCGATCATCTCGACCTCAAAGGCGCCAAGTTCGGCTGCGGCGTGGGCTCGTGCGGGTCCTGTATGGTCCTGGTCGACAGCCGCCCGGTGCGGTCCTGCATCACGCCCATCTCCGCCGTCGCCAACGCGAAGATCACCACCATCGAGGGCCTCTCGCCCGACGGCACCCACCCCATCCAGAAGGCATGGCACGAGGTCGACGTTCCGCAATGCGGCTACTGCCAGTCCGGCCAGATCATGGCCGCCGTCGCGCTGCTTGAGCGCACCCCCAAGCCGACCGACGAGCAGATCGACACCGCCATGCAGGGCAATCTGTGCCGCTGTGGAACCTACGCGCGCGTCCGCAGGGCCATTCACCGCGCCGCCGGTCAGCTGACCACGGATCAACTGCAAGCCACATTGCGCGACTGA